The stretch of DNA ATGTATACATGATGTTCAATAATCCCATTTAAATAAGATGAGACTCAAGTTAGAGGATTCAGAGTTCATTACGTAGGCCTTCCTTGTCCAGGGCCGTGCAAGGCGCCCGCAAGGCGGACGGCGTGGAGGTGGCGTCGCCGAGCGTGTCTCCGGTGGCGCGCGCGTCGCCTCCCGCCGcagctgccgccgccgccgccgtggtGCCGGATAAGCCAGCCGCCTCCGAGCGCGAGCGCCTGCGCCAGCGAGAGCAGGAGCGCCGCCGGCGGGAAGCCGTAAGTTTATACTTGCTTTAGTAGTTgacaatagtattttatgcaacagttgtataagaagggtcaaaaaatgcgagtggcgtgagttgcgatgtgagccttggcgaacatcgcaataagagacgccacgagcattttttgacctagttatacaacgttgcatacaatactttttctacgacgacgtaattttaaacgaaacacaaaaattttccaatttattttccaacgcgcggggaaatggcggcaaatgtatactttttttttatagtatatctatggcaccaaacaaagtaaaggtgccagtttccaggtcaaaaaaaaaaaacaacaacaacaatgcttttttggcgacattatagtacagttacactttgtaaacaatgcttttataggccatagagcgtacactttttcaaagagtttaattatgtatgtacttatattagactttttggttatttaaatgccagattaaagtagaggagtagaaaaaaaccCTTATAAAATCGTCCAGCCCGTCCTAGCCAAATGTGAAACCAAAATCGGAATTCGTTGAAGAATTAAACAGTTACAACCACCCGAAATAAGGTAGAAAACCATGGCACAAAGAACTTGTGATGTCACGAGGATCAACTTCTTATTGTCATTGCTTCTTAGTGCCATATAACCTACAATCAGGTACATACATAGAAATTAATATCGTTTTTCTAGAACGGGAATATAATGCtccgtttataatattataaccagattataatattaaaagacGAATTTCTGATCATCTTCAGCATATTCATGTGAGTAGATTGATGAAAACAAATCACTAGACTACCTATTGGGATTGGCGAATAGACTACCAACATAATGCGATAATGAAGTATCTGGTCTGCTTACTATTTTTCATTTCTTCAGTCAGGTTACTATTTTTTGGAAAGACAGGATTATAATAATGACtgtgtaaattatattatttcagaTGGCCGGTCAAATAGACATGAACATGCAGAGCGACTTGATGGCTGCATTTGAAGAATCACTGTAATGTGTGTCTAGGACAATATAAATTTGTACATATAAGATTATGTAGATATCgtcaatgcaatcaaatgtaacACCGAAGTGATTTTGTGATCGTTTTTGTGCGTGAACTTATTGACTAACATGTGGTTAAGTGCTGTGAATagatatatacctatttcaaaCTGTTGTAACATCAATATTGACTTTCTGGTCGTGCGTTATGGGCCTTTATTAGGGGTtgcattttaaataatttgtgtaATATAAGCCCGTAGCTAAGTTATTAAGTAAACAACTCTCTTTACATTGGTAAgtctatatatttatattttgttctagAAAACAACTTTTACCTTCCAATATTTGTTTCTTAGTAGGTTcgtactaataaataattatagcaTCGTAGGCATTGAAATGAATACAAATCTTAAGTGTTTATAATAACTGATGAATAGACTATCGATTGAAacataaattgttattattcaCATATTTACTCATTGCATGTTTACCTGACATTGGcctgtgttatgtatgtttcgAATGTATCTTCGTAGCTTAAAATTGTTTCCTATGTATTTTTTATCGTCATCTATTTTAATACATATTGCTTTTCATTAAATATGCAATGAGTAAAAATGTGtcaaattttgtatttattagtaAATGGACTATCCTGTTACGTATTTGATTTTCGATAAATATTGCTGTATTTTAATAGTCTGTCATTGGTAAACAGATCAAATGTCATACATTTgatttgaaatatatttattttgacttGGAATATGTCTTTTTATGTTTGTAGATAACTCCAGTGGAAAAACTGTAGTAAAATTAATATCCAGCATTAGTAGTAAATTAACATACAAGCCACAACCTACTCATAATAAAGTTAGCGTAAGATTACCAATCCAAAACGATAACTTTGTATATTGTTAAGCAAGTTTTAATTTCAGTCATTTACTTGAATCGAAACGAAATCAAATTGTAGATATAAACTAAAATATATTGACATTCCATATTGTATTCTGTTGTTTAACTGTTTTATGTTTTCTTAAAACATACATTAGTGTCCACCACTGGATTTAGAGCATTAGAAGTTTCCCTTCGCTTACAATTAGTTGCTCTTATCAAGATCAGAGTGAAAGAAGAACAGAATGAAAAAGAGTATAGCCATATCAATAATTTCAATGTTTTTGctatttaaaattaagtgaCAAGAAACTCATTTGAATTTGGGACGTTTTTAAACCTTTCTCTTTAAAACTTTTCTTTGAAAATTGGATATGcataaggccctgcgcagacgacagactatccgtgacgcactttttagtctgtgaaaatataacctatgcaattatatgcagtaacgcgccggactttttgcgcgtcgtgtgagttactgcatataattgcataggttatattttcacagacaaaaaagtgcgtcacggatagtctgtcgtctgcgcagggcctaacCGTGCATGTCTTCGATCATCTTCAATGGGACCGCACCCCTTCATTCACTTTGTTAGGAGAGAAAAGATACGCATTGATCACAGGGTTGTAATCCTTCCCCTTAAGCTTAAGGATTAAACCACATCTGTCAGCACctcatcgcactttcctatacttctatccttttctgttacccagaaccgtcatttgctagggcgagagagagagagcgacGGCACGCGGCTGAATCGAGGCGATAGCGTGCAGGCAGCAACGCCGGGCTCTTATAGCATGCTATAGTGAGCGTATGTGTTGTGGGACATACTACAAGGGTTAAACAACAttttagcacctaatcgaactTTCCGATACTTCTATCCATTTCTGTTACTAAGagccgtcatttgctagagcgagagaacACGACCGCACGCGGCAGAATCGACGAGGCGATatcttaggtacttacttttattacgaTAAATGTGTTCAGTATCTAATGCAACATTTTAGCAATATGTTAAGCTATTATTGAAATATGCTCTTTTGTAATCGGAATAGTGTAAACGCAATATAATAACAAGTACAATAtaacaataagtactttattgcacatagaaaatacagaaaacagaaacaaagtgaaatataaataaatgtggtaagtacaTTTATTGTTCTTATTTTTCGAATAACGTTCAATTACGGAGATGTAGGTCGTATACAgagtgtcagtgacaccgtgacgaaaactttgagggatgatttaggccataattcagagttaatatggagtggaatttactgtcgcaaaattcacgatattttcctctATTAGTACAAATTTCAGCCATAGAGACCTTTTAAAGTCACACACAATCTTGTTAAAAAATGCTCTTCCATACAACGAAAATTTCCGTaattgtacagggtgttagtgacatcgtaacaaatactgagggggatgattcagaccatgttaaatcaagtggaattttccgtcgtggtggtatatgaaaattataaaagaaaggTATGAGAGTGAATGCTAATAAAACGAAAGTTTTGGTGATGGAAAGAGAAGAGAATGTCTGAATGTAGAATTGCGATGGGAATCAAAAGGTTGAAGAATTGAATGGATTTTTGTTTATATGTACTATGTTTACAAgggatggtaaatgtgatgaagataaGAATGGAGTGTAAAATTGGGTAATTCAGAGAATGGGGTTAATGCAGGCAGTTGTTAGTAGCTAATgcatctcgcaagatgcgagggtggctgttcacaatgcaatACTTGTAGGGACAAGTATTAACAGCCAGGGTGAAATAGtaggtagtgaatgttgggtatggcaaaagaagcatgaaagtaggattaatgccgaagaaatgaggtctttgcgtaaaTTCTGCgttgttaaattgagtgatagagcagtgtgataagagagagatgtggtgtgaaagacgatatagtgactaaaaatgtttggacacgtagaaggataataggattacgaaagcagtatataaagcgaaggttggtggtagggctggcagaggaagacctagaagcaTAGAATCAGgaataataactacgtatagaacagcaactctccactccccaccagtgACTGACGCcgcacacacagttgcgcgtgttgaaaatgtcaacgtgtagtgtctgtgtaaaacgaggttgtttgtatgaagtgtccggggtgtgctaggATGTAcaatgaccaaattggggataaCCTCggaagtgtgcgtcaagctagcggcctcaaaaaaaatgggcacgaaaaaataattttaccataccaaaaattagtactcttattgaaaaaaatagtacctgttgtaaaaaaattagtaccatcacggttctggatttatagccatgttttattgcacttgctagcttgacggtgagcgaaatttggcgagagttaacgacaaagACCTTGTCGTTTGCGACgagaaattcaacttgataaaaatgattctgatttctgatatcaactcggaatcattcGTCAAAAATTTCGTTGATAGTTCGCCGAACATGCTCCGTGCGCCCGTTGACAACTGCGTGTGTGAATATCTGCCCCACGCATTTGCACCCGTGCAGCCCATACCGTTTTTCGAAACATACACGCGAGTGATTTCGTTCAAATGCTATTAAGTGAAACAACGAATCCGGttggaataataatatatcacaTTCCTTGATCTTAATGTACATGTAACTAAATTAGACTACAGACAAGcacttaatatattattacatcAATCAATAAcatgtatatttaaataaattcatgtaTTGGCGCGAACTAGGTTGCGGAGTCCCACTCAATGAGGTAGGCTGGTGACGCGGCGGGCGCCAGTCTGCGCGCGAGTACACGGAATGTCTGCCCGTCGCGGAAGTATGACTGCACGCGTGACTTCAACTTGGACAACTGATCCGCGTCCGTTTCCACACTCCCGCCATTTGTTTTATGCGGGCTCAATTGCAGGCTCTTCACACTATTATTACTGGCGCTGTTAGCCGTGTTCCGCCGCGCGTTCTCGTAGTAATTCTTTTCTTGTCTTTGTCTCAGTCTTCTACCGTGAAATTTCACGTTGTGTCCGGGTTGCGGGGTGACTTCGCCGTTCTCATTTTGATTCTGGACGGTTTTGTTGTCATCAGGCAGTGGACACGATTTATTTaactgaaataaaatagataaatatgaGTTAAATTAACCAATAATAAATGAATGTGCTACATGAAACGAATGTTCAAAGTCAATAAAAAAGGTACAAGTCTTGATTACCTGTTGCATTTGTAAATACTTTCTCGGTCTTCTATATTTCCTACGCTTTACTTCTCCATTTGGTCCTATAACGATGTCTTTTTCGCTAAGTTTCCTTTTCAAAGGTCGGACGAGAGGGCCCATCAGCGGGTTCAGTTGCACAGGCAACGAATATCTTGAATGGAAGTTATTCTGCTTtccattttgtttattataaacattCATCGCCGACTTCAATGGCTTTTTGGATGAATAACTATTCTGCATTAAGAATGGGTTGTTTTTACCCTGAAAGTCTTTTAATGGTGGTATGATAGCGTCTAAAGTGCCACGACTGGAAGTTTCGTCGCCAGAAGATTCCATGTCATGGTTAAAGCTGGTACCGTACGGAGGCAAACTGTCCATATGTTGCAGAGACATGATTTTGGAATGTTCGATGATATTCTTGGTAGATAGCTTAGATATTTCTAAGTTCATTGTAGCTATTCTAGTTGAATGCGAGTTGATATTAAACTTACTAGAATTATTTTTGCTCAAGTCTGCGTCGTCTATTTCATCTTTGGGTATTTTATCTAATTTTACAGAGCAGGAAACTAGCGATGTTTTTAGAGATGGCACTGGAGGAGTTTGACAACTGGATTTAACTTCATTGCTTTCGGATTTTTCTTTAACTTTTTCTAAATTATCATCTTTGGCATCAGACTTTCGAGGAGTGGAAGTACAAATGGTGGTCGCTGGCCGCTCGTCTGTTTCGGTAGGCTTTATTGATTCATAGGAACTAGTGGAGTCGTTTTCTGAATTAGAATTCGAGTTCAAGTTTTCGTGAAACCTTTTTCCCATCATCAGATTCAACCAGTGCCCGTCGACGGGTACTATCATACGCTGATTATGATTTTTATAGGAACTTTTATCGTTGTTACTACTGGAAGGCTGTAAACTGTAACAAAAAGACAACTATTATGTTTTAACAGTAAACAAGTACAGAGGATATCGCCTAATTATTATACAGTACATCTAGTAATCTTAGATCACTGGAATCCTAGAATGCGAGTGTAAAAGCAAATATAGGTCTAAAGCTACGCGTTCACTGTATTGGAATGGAGCGGTTGAATGGTACGTGGTCATTTTCGAATTACTATGAGTTGCGCGAATTAGCAGATTTGATGAACTCAGTCGTTTAACAAAGCAAGAAATTCTGACCTTTCGTTAGCTCCGATACCGGTCTTGAACACGCAGCTAGAGACAAATTTCTCGTGTTTGTCACCTACCTGTCATCGACTGTGGACACCGCGGGCGGCGAGGGTGCTCGCGGCAGGAACCGGAGCCGAGACGAATACTCCCGCACTAACTCATCCGTTAGAGGCTCTCCCTTCTTTATCTGATGACAAAACACAGCAGAATTGATTGTTATTGatgtaataatatgtaatagatATCGACATAAACAGTAGAAAGAAAACGAAATCAAGACAATAGACTACTCAGATTTGAAAATATACAAAAGGGAAGGGAACTTTAATCACGATTTCAGACCGTAATGCACAGCAGGATAGGAGCTCTGGGTTGAAACCGTATGGTAAGATAAGCTAAACGCGTTCAATATTTATATTCGCTCCCAAACCCGCATAGAAGCCAGACAATTTCTGATGACGATAATAGCGCGCTTACTGACCTGCTCTAGGGCAGCTAGCTgtgcgggcggcggcggcggcctaCGGAACCGGAGCCCCCAGATAGTGGCTCGCTTCTTCATCTCCCTACCACACTTGAACCGCTTTCTTGACGACGTCAGCGCTGTCAGGATTTTCTCTCGACGCTCGTTCACCGGTGTCCGCCACATCTATCATTGTATGAACAGTTTAGTGTAACTGTTGTAAACACAAGCAAGATATtagtttgaattttattttgtctAACAGATCTAAATAGTCTCCTTCACTTACGAGTAATGAGTGCAAGAAAGAGGAGTggttttataacataaacatatatataaactcacgcctatttcccaccggggtaagcagagacaatggaatttcatttgcttttaGAACagtcaaaataaattaagtttgcCTGCCAGAATCGGcaacattttcttatttattttaagttcattAAAACTTAGGTCATATCTGAATAATGTACGGACTAGTAgtactataatattttttttaatttaactggACGTCGCTCTATCTAAAAATCAGATTCAGAAAATCTGATTTCTGTTTTGATGACGTCTGCAAACAAAGTAAGCGCCTACCTTCTCGGGCAACTGTAGAGCGTGCCAGTTATCCATTATGTAGGGCATGATGACGGTGTCAAGGTCGAAGTAGTTGGGCGCGTTGTAGGCCGTCAGATTATAGAGCGCCAGGTGCGCTAGGTCGAGCCAGCACAGCTCCAGCCGCCGTAGATACTCCTCGCCGCCGTTGCACCGCGCGCAAGCGAATATGTACAATCTGGAGGATACAATCAATCCATAGGATACCGTGGTCTAACTGAAAGcacagtgaggtgtgggtatttagtgtatcttgcgataaatgtacctctgagtatcaggatatagtcgtgagcttatgatgttatgtttgttatatATCCTTCAACAGAAGGATACATTCTTTGTCATGAAAAAAATTGCATTGTGccttttttgaagtgacttgtCATTGATATACTACAAGTATGATTTTCTGTTGTATAAATGTGTGGTGTCATGTACCAATGCATGTGTAAACTTTGTGTCAGGGTGGTTGTTCAGCTGCCAAAAGTATATCATAGTTCATTATGCTTGTAGTGAAATGATTTTGCAGGTAcattttaattatgttctaaaGTAACATTTATGTATGTGAAGTGTGTATGTACCTgcttgtgtgcgtgcgtgtggcTAAATTAACATGACCCGCGCtctttctttataatatatgtcaGTGTAAATCGACCCAACGGTCGTTTCACTTCTGTCCACCCGCATATATACCAATGCATGAAATATTGAAAAATCGTATATGATCGTATATAAAcgaatgtaagtatatttagacAACTTTGGAACTTACTTATCGCCGGCGTACAACGGATACTGTAAACTGGAAACGCATCTTTGGTGAAACCAGCGGTTACATCGACAGCAAAGTAACATCTGAAAGATgaattgaattaatttccaaACAGTATTGAATAGCACAATGCTCAAAATGTTTCGTTACATAACTTCTAATCCCCAATCCCCATGGATTCAATCAGTGTTACTTACACTGACTATATAACACAATTTTTAGGTTGTTATATTAACATTacattttgggtttttttagcaCTGTCCTTTGTGTAAAACATATAATCATTGAAATGCgaacaatagtttttttttatctctatTGCAGTCAACGGGTCTTTGGTGTTTAGTTAGGGTATTTGGAAGTACTAGACATGTCATGACATTGATATAAAGCAAGATTAAAAATCTGTTTTTAAGTCATACCTATACTACGTAAAACTAGTGtaactttaataatattttttcaagaGCTAGTGGCCACTAGAagggattttttaaattgtagttAAGATAGTAAAAGAAGAGCCTGTTACCTGTGCTAACCAATCACTCTTTTCTCCGCAATAACAATGAGTTTCATTCTGATCTTTGCCTGCTTCTGATGCGGTTGATGAGGTCGTCGATGCAGTCTGTAAGAAAACacattattttgttgtttttatcacTTTGCCTTATTGCTTATCTAATTGTTTGGTATTGTCAATGAGCTAAATGACAACAAATATTTACACAATACTTCGTATACAAATTATAATCATCTTCAAAAATTAAACATGAAATGTGAATACAGAAAAACGTGCCTATTATGGCTGACTTATGAGAGCTCTAAATATACTGCAAGGAATATACCTAGTTAGCTAGTTTTACTCTAAACTTTctgctaaataaaaaatcttaaaGATAAAACCTAACCTAATGAATACgtcacacatatatacatagatgcaattttacttaaatattataaacttaaGAGTTTTTCAACTAAATCTGTGAATTTCGTTAACAAACACGTAAATAGATCGAAGTTAGTATGGAGTACGGAGATAGTATTAATGGTCTTTAGTGCGCGCGCTACTGGAGCGTAGCTGCCGAAGCTGTTTAAGATACGTACATCACAAGGCGGAGTTAATTCCTGCTGCCGCCGCTGTTGGCCGCCCTTAAACCGGAAGAGGTCAGATCGCTTCGACGCTCGGTTCTCCGCCGCCGCCACCCGGTACCTTTGGTCCACGCATCGCTTGCAGTGCCATGACGCACCTTGGGAGAGTATATGCACGTCAGATAAACCAGTCACTGCTCCAGACACATTCAGAGAATCTGATGTTTTCAGTTTTAGAGCTCCAAAATAGGTGGAAGGACAAGCGTTGTGGGCTTTCACCCGGTTCAAAATTTAGGACGACAAGCCCGAGGACGCCCAGGTGGGCGAGAGCCTTGTCATAAGGCGTCGTCGATGTGGATTATATTTGCGAAGCACTGAAAAAGGGTAAACGTCGACCATGGCGGTGGGGTCGATATTGAGGGCCTGAAGTGTCGTGAGCCAATTAACCCCCTCTATAAAAATTGTGTCGTCAGGGTCATATATTACGAGGAGAGTATCATTTGATAgtgatttttattattcattgaAATAGTACCATTAATCCACGCATCGACGGGCGGCGAGTGGCATTTGGCGTGGTACCCACGTCCGCACATGTCGCAGGCGATAATGGCGTTGGTGGCGGGCCCGGCGGCCGGCGGGGGCCCCTCGCGCCGCTTGCACACCACACACATAATGCGGCCATCGTCAGCCGGCGGCGCGCTCAGCAGCTTCAGCGCGGACACTGCCGCCCACGAGTGCGTGCCATCCCCGAACTTGACCAGGCAGCGCGCCACGCCCGCGCCCACCTCGCACGAGTCGTTGTCATTGCTTGTGCTTAGCTCTACTATTGTTCCTGTTGAATTAATGAGTAACAGCAAGTAGACGTAAATGATATGCTATTGGAATATTTTATGTCCTATAAAAAGGTAAGTTTGAAGTCAAGTTAATTAGTAAACAATATATAGGTACCACAATTTCAAaaattttgatataataatattgatttGAAAGAAACCTGTTATAATTCCTTGTAATTTAAACTGGAACAGTTCATGAAAACACAGAAACAGTTCATGAGCAGTGATTTATGTTTTGAATATTAGATAAAGGAATCTTAAAACATAACAAGATATAGAaatagaaacaagaaaatatgccACTTACACTAATATAAGTCTTGattgacaaaataaaataaaatggttaTACTTTAGGATAAGACAATATATGTTCCACCAAATTAGCAAAACATAAA from Pectinophora gossypiella chromosome 3, ilPecGoss1.1, whole genome shotgun sequence encodes:
- the LOC126381755 gene encoding uncharacterized protein LOC126381755 isoform X1 is translated as MRQEITSQNEVSTQLSLIDVLLSDLDKTITPCTNKKNEKKEEETQDAMPDSTTNTEKSNANPFHCGDDVLVPNKDGRYYLGTIVELSTSNDNDSCEVGAGVARCLVKFGDGTHSWAAVSALKLLSAPPADDGRIMCVVCKRREGPPPAAGPATNAIIACDMCGRGYHAKCHSPPVDAWINGASWHCKRCVDQRYRVAAAENRASKRSDLFRFKGGQQRRQQELTPPCDTASTTSSTASEAGKDQNETHCYCGEKSDWLAQMLLCCRCNRWFHQRCVSSLQYPLYAGDKLYIFACARCNGGEEYLRRLELCWLDLAHLALYNLTAYNAPNYFDLDTVIMPYIMDNWHALQLPEKMWRTPVNERREKILTALTSSRKRFKCGREMKKRATIWGLRFRRPPPPPAQLAALEQIKKGEPLTDELVREYSSRLRFLPRAPSPPAVSTVDDSLQPSSSNNDKSSYKNHNQRMIVPVDGHWLNLMMGKRFHENLNSNSNSENDSTSSYESIKPTETDERPATTICTSTPRKSDAKDDNLEKVKEKSESNEVKSSCQTPPVPSLKTSLVSCSVKLDKIPKDEIDDADLSKNNSSKFNINSHSTRIATMNLEISKLSTKNIIEHSKIMSLQHMDSLPPYGTSFNHDMESSGDETSSRGTLDAIIPPLKDFQGKNNPFLMQNSYSSKKPLKSAMNVYNKQNGKQNNFHSRYSLPVQLNPLMGPLVRPLKRKLSEKDIVIGPNGEVKRRKYRRPRKYLQMQQLNKSCPLPDDNKTVQNQNENGEVTPQPGHNVKFHGRRLRQRQEKNYYENARRNTANSASNNSVKSLQLSPHKTNGGSVETDADQLSKLKSRVQSYFRDGQTFRVLARRLAPAASPAYLIEWDSAT
- the LOC126381755 gene encoding uncharacterized protein LOC126381755 isoform X3, whose translation is MVSTQLSLIDVLLSDLDKTITPCTNKKNEKKEEETQDAMPDSTTNTEKSNANPFHCGDDVLVPNKDGRYYLGTIVELSTSNDNDSCEVGAGVARCLVKFGDGTHSWAAVSALKLLSAPPADDGRIMCVVCKRREGPPPAAGPATNAIIACDMCGRGYHAKCHSPPVDAWINGASWHCKRCVDQRYRVAAAENRASKRSDLFRFKGGQQRRQQELTPPCDTASTTSSTASEAGKDQNETHCYCGEKSDWLAQMLLCCRCNRWFHQRCVSSLQYPLYAGDKLYIFACARCNGGEEYLRRLELCWLDLAHLALYNLTAYNAPNYFDLDTVIMPYIMDNWHALQLPEKMWRTPVNERREKILTALTSSRKRFKCGREMKKRATIWGLRFRRPPPPPAQLAALEQIKKGEPLTDELVREYSSRLRFLPRAPSPPAVSTVDDSLQPSSSNNDKSSYKNHNQRMIVPVDGHWLNLMMGKRFHENLNSNSNSENDSTSSYESIKPTETDERPATTICTSTPRKSDAKDDNLEKVKEKSESNEVKSSCQTPPVPSLKTSLVSCSVKLDKIPKDEIDDADLSKNNSSKFNINSHSTRIATMNLEISKLSTKNIIEHSKIMSLQHMDSLPPYGTSFNHDMESSGDETSSRGTLDAIIPPLKDFQGKNNPFLMQNSYSSKKPLKSAMNVYNKQNGKQNNFHSRYSLPVQLNPLMGPLVRPLKRKLSEKDIVIGPNGEVKRRKYRRPRKYLQMQQLNKSCPLPDDNKTVQNQNENGEVTPQPGHNVKFHGRRLRQRQEKNYYENARRNTANSASNNSVKSLQLSPHKTNGGSVETDADQLSKLKSRVQSYFRDGQTFRVLARRLAPAASPAYLIEWDSAT
- the LOC126381755 gene encoding metal-response element-binding transcription factor 2 isoform X4 — its product is MPDSTTNTEKSNANPFHCGDDVLVPNKDGRYYLGTIVELSTSNDNDSCEVGAGVARCLVKFGDGTHSWAAVSALKLLSAPPADDGRIMCVVCKRREGPPPAAGPATNAIIACDMCGRGYHAKCHSPPVDAWINGASWHCKRCVDQRYRVAAAENRASKRSDLFRFKGGQQRRQQELTPPCDTASTTSSTASEAGKDQNETHCYCGEKSDWLAQMLLCCRCNRWFHQRCVSSLQYPLYAGDKLYIFACARCNGGEEYLRRLELCWLDLAHLALYNLTAYNAPNYFDLDTVIMPYIMDNWHALQLPEKMWRTPVNERREKILTALTSSRKRFKCGREMKKRATIWGLRFRRPPPPPAQLAALEQIKKGEPLTDELVREYSSRLRFLPRAPSPPAVSTVDDSLQPSSSNNDKSSYKNHNQRMIVPVDGHWLNLMMGKRFHENLNSNSNSENDSTSSYESIKPTETDERPATTICTSTPRKSDAKDDNLEKVKEKSESNEVKSSCQTPPVPSLKTSLVSCSVKLDKIPKDEIDDADLSKNNSSKFNINSHSTRIATMNLEISKLSTKNIIEHSKIMSLQHMDSLPPYGTSFNHDMESSGDETSSRGTLDAIIPPLKDFQGKNNPFLMQNSYSSKKPLKSAMNVYNKQNGKQNNFHSRYSLPVQLNPLMGPLVRPLKRKLSEKDIVIGPNGEVKRRKYRRPRKYLQMQQLNKSCPLPDDNKTVQNQNENGEVTPQPGHNVKFHGRRLRQRQEKNYYENARRNTANSASNNSVKSLQLSPHKTNGGSVETDADQLSKLKSRVQSYFRDGQTFRVLARRLAPAASPAYLIEWDSAT
- the LOC126381755 gene encoding uncharacterized protein LOC126381755 isoform X2 — translated: MDINTEVSTQLSLIDVLLSDLDKTITPCTNKKNEKKEEETQDAMPDSTTNTEKSNANPFHCGDDVLVPNKDGRYYLGTIVELSTSNDNDSCEVGAGVARCLVKFGDGTHSWAAVSALKLLSAPPADDGRIMCVVCKRREGPPPAAGPATNAIIACDMCGRGYHAKCHSPPVDAWINGASWHCKRCVDQRYRVAAAENRASKRSDLFRFKGGQQRRQQELTPPCDTASTTSSTASEAGKDQNETHCYCGEKSDWLAQMLLCCRCNRWFHQRCVSSLQYPLYAGDKLYIFACARCNGGEEYLRRLELCWLDLAHLALYNLTAYNAPNYFDLDTVIMPYIMDNWHALQLPEKMWRTPVNERREKILTALTSSRKRFKCGREMKKRATIWGLRFRRPPPPPAQLAALEQIKKGEPLTDELVREYSSRLRFLPRAPSPPAVSTVDDSLQPSSSNNDKSSYKNHNQRMIVPVDGHWLNLMMGKRFHENLNSNSNSENDSTSSYESIKPTETDERPATTICTSTPRKSDAKDDNLEKVKEKSESNEVKSSCQTPPVPSLKTSLVSCSVKLDKIPKDEIDDADLSKNNSSKFNINSHSTRIATMNLEISKLSTKNIIEHSKIMSLQHMDSLPPYGTSFNHDMESSGDETSSRGTLDAIIPPLKDFQGKNNPFLMQNSYSSKKPLKSAMNVYNKQNGKQNNFHSRYSLPVQLNPLMGPLVRPLKRKLSEKDIVIGPNGEVKRRKYRRPRKYLQMQQLNKSCPLPDDNKTVQNQNENGEVTPQPGHNVKFHGRRLRQRQEKNYYENARRNTANSASNNSVKSLQLSPHKTNGGSVETDADQLSKLKSRVQSYFRDGQTFRVLARRLAPAASPAYLIEWDSAT